From Oceanispirochaeta sp. M1, one genomic window encodes:
- a CDS encoding HpcH/HpaI aldolase/citrate lyase family protein, with translation MTGRELKEAMQRNERVYSTLITVTDPKWIDTFKSMGLDFVFIDMEHIPINLRDVSTLCHQFSSMDTAPVVRIPDPDPYKACVALDAGATGILAPYIETEDQVRNLIGAVKYKPLKGQKLEQFLIGETRLEDKLLDYLNDKNQDNVLFINIESLSAVENLDKLLSFPELDGIIIGPHDLSCSLDIPEEYENPLFLETIDRIIKIAVKHKKSVGYHKGYAAGDTEQMIQWAEQGMNILIHEGDLIAAGSKLNNDITHMRKRLNDEKQIDHETLSI, from the coding sequence ATGACTGGCAGAGAATTAAAAGAAGCAATGCAGAGAAATGAGCGAGTCTACAGCACTCTGATTACTGTAACAGATCCGAAATGGATCGATACGTTCAAATCTATGGGCCTGGACTTTGTATTTATCGACATGGAGCATATTCCAATAAATCTGAGAGATGTATCTACTCTTTGTCATCAATTCAGTTCAATGGACACAGCCCCGGTAGTTCGTATTCCTGATCCCGATCCCTATAAGGCCTGTGTTGCCCTGGATGCGGGTGCCACAGGGATTCTAGCTCCCTATATTGAAACAGAAGATCAGGTGAGAAACTTGATCGGTGCAGTTAAATACAAACCTCTGAAGGGTCAAAAGCTGGAGCAGTTCCTGATAGGAGAGACCAGGCTTGAGGATAAGTTACTGGATTATCTTAATGATAAGAATCAGGACAATGTTCTTTTTATAAATATTGAGAGCCTTTCTGCAGTGGAGAACCTGGATAAGCTTCTCTCCTTCCCCGAACTGGACGGCATTATCATCGGCCCCCATGATTTATCATGCTCTCTTGATATTCCTGAGGAATATGAGAATCCTCTGTTTCTGGAAACTATTGACCGAATCATTAAGATCGCTGTGAAACACAAAAAATCTGTAGGTTATCACAAGGGTTATGCAGCCGGAGATACTGAGCAGATGATCCAATGGGCCGAACAGGGGATGAATATTCTGATTCATGAAGGAGATCTCATTGCAGCAGGTTCAAAGCTGAATAATGATATTACTCATATGCGAAAGAGACTGAATGATGAGAAACAAATAGATCATGAAACTCTGAGCATATAG
- a CDS encoding dihydrodipicolinate synthase family protein yields MNPIKDLRGIITVLNTPFTSDDKLDIQSLLKNVLLAIESGVAGFLVPAMASEVSKLSESEKNEMVIRVVEAADGRAAVIGGTSASSKEEMLRLAESNLKAGCQGILANIPYENDEQYEDAVRNLDALKPDFLMLQDWDFSGWGLPTSLIESLFREIPSFKCLKIETVPAGVKYSEILDKTEGKLHLSGGWAVSQMLEGLERGVHAFMPTGMHRIYCGIFEYFHSDRKKEARELFEKLQPVLAFSNQHLDISIHFFKRLLWKQGVYNTPSVRKPILPFDNIHLAEADYHIQKIIELERNLKV; encoded by the coding sequence ATGAATCCGATAAAGGATCTCAGGGGGATTATTACAGTCCTCAACACCCCTTTTACATCGGATGACAAGCTGGATATACAGTCTCTTCTGAAGAATGTCCTTCTGGCAATAGAGAGCGGTGTGGCCGGTTTTCTGGTTCCGGCAATGGCATCAGAGGTAAGTAAACTTTCTGAATCCGAAAAGAATGAAATGGTTATTAGAGTCGTTGAGGCAGCCGATGGCAGAGCTGCTGTTATCGGCGGAACCTCAGCATCATCCAAAGAGGAAATGCTTCGCCTGGCTGAATCCAATCTTAAGGCAGGCTGTCAGGGGATTCTTGCGAATATCCCTTATGAGAATGACGAACAGTATGAAGATGCTGTCCGAAATCTGGACGCTCTTAAACCGGACTTCCTGATGCTTCAGGATTGGGACTTCAGCGGCTGGGGACTCCCTACTTCGTTGATTGAGTCACTGTTCAGGGAGATCCCTTCCTTCAAATGTCTTAAAATTGAAACCGTCCCTGCGGGAGTGAAATACTCAGAGATACTCGATAAAACAGAGGGAAAACTCCATCTGTCCGGCGGCTGGGCAGTATCCCAGATGCTCGAGGGTCTGGAACGTGGTGTCCATGCATTTATGCCTACAGGAATGCACAGAATCTACTGCGGGATCTTCGAATATTTCCACTCTGACAGAAAAAAAGAAGCTCGTGAGCTCTTTGAGAAGCTCCAGCCTGTTCTTGCATTCTCAAACCAGCATCTGGATATTTCTATCCACTTCTTCAAGAGACTTCTATGGAAACAGGGAGTGTACAACACTCCCTCAGTACGAAAACCGATACTTCCATTCGACAATATTCATCTTGCTGAGGCGGATTATCACATTCAAAAAATAATTGAACTTGAAAGGAATCTTAAGGTATGA
- a CDS encoding RraA family protein, producing MKISYEDMLKLKRWNTPTIYNGWEIISENDRSGNYFNREETRDFMPAQGPMVGQAVTVSCEPSNRSHSFREGVWKEYYTWVASQDGPKIVVVQDLDKPNFIGAFWGEVNSNIHRALGCVGTITDGAVRDVDEMMNAGFKALASRMCVGHAWSVPVSWGETVSVFGCPVSTGDLIHADKHGFLIIPEEDQSRLLESVIFMDNNECNTVIPAARGKAGRSIEEILSDITKASKEFGTAAKNFAGKKGEW from the coding sequence ATGAAAATCAGTTATGAAGATATGCTCAAACTCAAGAGATGGAACACCCCCACCATTTATAACGGATGGGAGATCATCTCTGAAAATGACAGGTCTGGTAACTACTTCAACAGAGAAGAAACCAGAGACTTCATGCCTGCCCAGGGCCCCATGGTCGGTCAGGCAGTCACTGTAAGTTGTGAACCATCAAATAGAAGCCACTCCTTCAGAGAGGGTGTCTGGAAAGAGTACTATACCTGGGTGGCTTCACAGGATGGTCCTAAGATTGTTGTCGTTCAAGACCTGGATAAACCCAACTTCATCGGTGCTTTCTGGGGCGAGGTAAACAGCAATATTCACAGAGCCCTGGGCTGTGTGGGAACAATTACTGACGGAGCCGTCAGAGATGTTGATGAGATGATGAATGCCGGATTCAAGGCTCTTGCATCCCGTATGTGTGTAGGTCATGCCTGGAGTGTTCCCGTGAGCTGGGGAGAGACTGTAAGTGTATTCGGATGCCCCGTTTCTACGGGTGATCTGATTCATGCTGATAAACATGGATTCCTGATTATTCCCGAGGAAGATCAATCCCGCCTGCTGGAATCGGTCATATTTATGGATAACAACGAATGCAACACAGTCATTCCTGCTGCCAGGGGTAAAGCCGGGCGTTCTATTGAAGAAATACTTTCAGACATTACAAAGGCGTCTAAGGAATTTGGAACAGCAGCTAAGAACTTTGCAGGAAAAAAAGGCGAGTGGTAA
- a CDS encoding uroporphyrinogen decarboxylase family protein: MNTSIQLRNHIPLAGAATREPCTGDESSLRVSLGFTPRWYNKRLGIDFSRPWHEDPVYRYESLVKMRSHLSEVFPMIPYFSLEDRDGIYPECATISSVYGILLISMLYGIEPVYMSDNWPDGDPESRPSKETLAALEPFDLESHPVMQNLLKQMDRLEELYGEIRGYLNYQGILNIAMKIRGQELFMDMIDDPDFAHHLFAHIADTIGRTAKIIQARQRRSGFEVNLLSMSNCVMSMISSQMYEEFILPLDQSLSKGFDRFGVHTCNWVADPYLDSLRKIDKMGYLDTGLHSDLPRMREMFPDARRAVLFMPTEIESMPIHELENTVQKVAGEYAPCDLVLADIENTTEDQRIRDFIKLAEKYSLQ; the protein is encoded by the coding sequence TTGAATACATCAATACAGCTCAGAAATCATATTCCCCTTGCAGGGGCTGCGACACGTGAGCCCTGCACAGGAGATGAATCCTCCTTGAGAGTTTCTCTGGGGTTCACTCCACGCTGGTATAATAAGAGACTGGGCATAGATTTTTCACGTCCATGGCATGAAGATCCTGTCTACCGTTATGAATCTCTGGTCAAAATGCGCTCCCACCTGAGTGAAGTTTTTCCCATGATCCCTTATTTTTCACTTGAGGATAGGGATGGGATTTATCCCGAATGTGCCACCATCTCCAGTGTGTATGGAATTCTTCTGATATCTATGCTTTATGGGATAGAACCTGTCTATATGTCGGACAACTGGCCTGACGGAGATCCCGAAAGCCGGCCCTCCAAAGAGACTCTTGCGGCTCTTGAACCCTTTGACCTTGAGAGTCATCCTGTGATGCAGAATCTTCTCAAGCAGATGGACCGTCTTGAAGAACTCTATGGAGAGATCCGGGGCTATCTGAACTATCAGGGGATTCTGAATATAGCTATGAAGATTCGTGGACAGGAACTGTTTATGGATATGATAGACGATCCGGACTTCGCGCATCATCTTTTTGCTCACATAGCAGACACCATTGGAAGAACTGCAAAAATCATACAGGCTCGTCAGAGACGTTCCGGCTTTGAAGTGAATCTTTTATCTATGAGCAACTGTGTGATGAGCATGATCTCTTCACAGATGTATGAGGAATTTATCCTGCCCCTGGATCAGTCTCTCTCAAAGGGATTTGACCGTTTCGGTGTTCATACCTGTAACTGGGTAGCCGATCCCTATCTCGATTCCCTTAGAAAGATCGATAAAATGGGTTATCTGGATACGGGTCTTCATTCAGATCTGCCGCGTATGAGAGAAATGTTCCCTGATGCACGAAGAGCAGTACTCTTCATGCCTACAGAAATAGAATCCATGCCCATACATGAGCTTGAAAATACCGTACAGAAAGTAGCCGGGGAATACGCACCCTGTGATCTTGTTCTGGCTGATATTGAAAATACAACAGAAGATCAGCGGATCAGAGATTTCATTAAATTGGCTGAAAAATACAGTCTACAGTAA
- a CDS encoding dihydrodipicolinate synthase family protein, producing MKKEIVNGVYPTMLTPYNTDQTIDYEALKRLIEWYIDRGIDGLFAVCQSSDMFELSRDERVELCRNTVKIADGRYPVMASGHVSDTIEGQINDMQAIAETGADALVLVSNRLAAPWEDDKVWLNNLNKLMKGLPEDLPLGFYECPYPYKRILSAEVVKELIAMGRFEFIKDTCCDPEMIKERAALSKGTKLKFFNANAATLLMSLKEGFSGYSGIMTNFHSDLYYKLCHDWEKMGQEAEELQNYLGCSSTIENQFYPANARYNLIKEGVMTNLVSRRQDARLRQMTESQKLEIEQFYAVSQQMSLKYRGA from the coding sequence ATGAAAAAAGAAATCGTTAACGGTGTTTACCCCACTATGCTCACACCTTACAATACAGACCAGACCATAGACTATGAGGCTCTTAAGAGACTTATAGAGTGGTATATAGACAGAGGTATAGATGGACTGTTCGCAGTCTGTCAGTCAAGTGATATGTTTGAACTGAGCCGTGATGAACGAGTAGAGCTATGCCGTAATACTGTTAAAATTGCAGATGGCCGCTATCCAGTGATGGCATCGGGTCATGTATCAGATACAATTGAAGGCCAGATCAATGATATGCAGGCTATTGCAGAGACCGGTGCGGATGCACTGGTTCTGGTCAGCAATCGTCTGGCAGCCCCCTGGGAAGATGATAAAGTCTGGTTGAATAACCTGAACAAACTGATGAAAGGTCTGCCTGAAGACCTGCCCCTGGGTTTCTATGAGTGCCCTTATCCCTACAAACGGATACTCTCGGCAGAAGTCGTAAAAGAGCTGATTGCCATGGGTCGTTTTGAGTTTATTAAAGACACCTGCTGTGATCCGGAAATGATAAAGGAACGGGCCGCCCTCTCCAAAGGAACAAAGCTGAAGTTTTTCAATGCCAATGCAGCAACTCTTCTGATGAGCCTGAAAGAGGGATTTTCCGGATACAGCGGTATAATGACTAACTTTCACAGCGATCTGTATTACAAACTCTGTCATGACTGGGAAAAGATGGGCCAGGAAGCCGAAGAGCTGCAGAACTATCTTGGATGTTCCTCCACTATAGAGAATCAGTTCTATCCGGCCAATGCCAGATACAATCTGATAAAAGAGGGAGTGATGACAAACCTTGTGAGCCGTCGCCAGGATGCAAGACTCCGTCAGATGACCGAATCTCAGAAGCTGGAGATTGAACAGTTTTATGCGGTATCTCAACAGATGAGCCTGAAATACAGAGGCGCCTGA
- a CDS encoding TRAP transporter large permease — protein MNLALLVFIICFILIFLIRIPIAPGMLMASLFYFAIAQGPAADLSMAASQFLTNMNSKFVLIAVPLFVFMAEVMNSGKVTDMIFRFANAMVGRKRGALGHVNVVASIIFSGMTGSALADASGLGMMEIKAMNDHGYERGFSSAITAASATIGPIFPPSIPMIFYSMLSGASIGALFMGGMVPGILIGLALMAYIAVVARIRDYPRGEKLALRDTLAITIKSFPALLSIVVLLGGIYSGIVTPTEAGALAALYAILISFFVYRAMGPKDLVQVILRTVKTTGTLSLLVGTAYAFSYIVAIEHIPAAVAGWLLTVTQNKYVLLLLINIVFIILGMFIDTMCITLVFIPIVLPLVNTLGIDLVHFGVMITLNMMIGLSTPPFGMLLFVVSGISKTPLKEIIKEILPMLLVLFAVLFMVTYIPQLVTFLPTMVGM, from the coding sequence ATGAATTTAGCTCTACTCGTATTTATAATATGTTTTATCCTTATATTCCTTATACGGATACCCATTGCACCAGGTATGCTGATGGCTTCACTCTTTTACTTTGCAATTGCCCAGGGACCGGCTGCCGACCTTAGTATGGCAGCATCTCAGTTCCTTACAAATATGAACTCAAAATTTGTTCTTATTGCTGTTCCCCTATTCGTGTTTATGGCCGAGGTCATGAACAGCGGTAAGGTAACAGATATGATCTTCCGATTTGCCAATGCCATGGTTGGCCGCAAACGAGGAGCCCTTGGTCATGTAAATGTTGTGGCTTCCATAATATTTTCCGGAATGACCGGTTCGGCTCTGGCAGATGCTTCGGGATTGGGAATGATGGAAATCAAAGCCATGAATGACCATGGTTACGAGCGGGGATTCAGTTCTGCAATTACAGCGGCTTCTGCAACAATCGGCCCGATTTTTCCGCCAAGTATTCCAATGATCTTTTATTCTATGCTCTCGGGAGCCTCAATCGGTGCCCTGTTTATGGGAGGAATGGTTCCCGGGATTCTGATCGGTCTGGCTCTGATGGCCTATATCGCTGTAGTTGCCAGGATCAGAGACTACCCCAGGGGTGAAAAACTTGCTCTCCGGGATACCCTTGCCATCACCATCAAATCCTTTCCTGCACTTCTTTCCATTGTTGTTCTTCTGGGAGGAATTTATTCGGGAATCGTTACACCTACCGAGGCCGGTGCCCTGGCCGCTCTATATGCGATACTTATTTCTTTTTTCGTATACAGAGCCATGGGTCCTAAAGATCTGGTTCAGGTGATTTTAAGAACCGTAAAGACCACAGGAACCCTATCTCTGCTGGTTGGGACGGCTTATGCCTTCTCCTACATTGTAGCCATTGAACATATTCCCGCTGCAGTTGCCGGTTGGCTTCTCACGGTAACCCAGAATAAATACGTACTCCTTCTGCTGATCAATATTGTATTTATCATTCTGGGTATGTTTATAGACACGATGTGTATTACCCTCGTATTTATCCCGATTGTACTGCCTCTGGTAAATACTCTTGGAATAGACCTGGTTCACTTCGGTGTTATGATCACACTGAATATGATGATTGGTCTCTCGACGCCGCCCTTCGGAATGCTGTTGTTTGTGGTTTCCGGAATTTCAAAGACCCCTCTAAAAGAAATTATCAAAGAGATTCTGCCCATGCTGCTTGTTCTCTTTGCAGTCCTGTTTATGGTGACCTATATACCCCAGCTTGTTACATTCCTGCCCACCATGGTCGGTATGTAG
- a CDS encoding TRAP transporter small permease, which yields MKTGLKKVGKFIVDTVEIYIPFAAFVTLFSVFLIGIFFRYFLKPLTWTLELSLICFIWTSLLGGLYAKREDSHVKFTLLYDAVSPLTQIWMRICGHTLLVTAFIIGLVPSWNYVLFMGYKKSNVLKIPMDLVFSPFVIFLAFMIGRYSLDIYRDVRKLTKGDLS from the coding sequence ATGAAAACAGGATTAAAAAAAGTTGGTAAATTTATTGTAGATACTGTTGAGATCTATATTCCCTTTGCTGCTTTTGTAACACTTTTCAGCGTTTTTCTTATCGGAATTTTTTTCCGGTACTTTCTTAAACCCCTGACCTGGACGCTGGAGCTTTCTTTGATTTGCTTTATATGGACATCCCTTTTAGGCGGTCTTTATGCCAAGAGAGAAGATTCCCATGTAAAATTTACTTTGCTTTATGATGCAGTCAGTCCATTGACTCAGATATGGATGCGAATCTGCGGTCATACCCTTCTGGTTACAGCTTTTATCATAGGTCTGGTTCCCTCATGGAACTATGTCCTTTTTATGGGCTACAAAAAGTCCAACGTTCTTAAGATCCCCATGGATTTAGTATTTTCTCCATTCGTAATATTTCTAGCCTTTATGATCGGACGTTACTCTCTGGATATCTACCGGGATGTACGCAAACTGACCAAGGGAGATCTTTCATGA
- a CDS encoding sialic acid TRAP transporter substrate-binding protein SiaP — MKKLLSLIVISVFAMSFAFASGQSDTAAGEKEVVEINFSSVSVPGDAHTEAMTVFKEELEKISNGTMLVNVYHSGQLYSQEGEQAAVRQGTVDMVYTSAPWLAEFVPYLSMFSAVYTFQGYDHMTNVFNGEIGDKVFQDVVDSQGIRPLGAYYLGTRQLNLVEKVGPVRTPEDMSGVKLRTPGSPSWIALGKALGGNPTPMSFGEVYMGLKTGAVEGQDNPLGTDKNAKFYEVTKYIVLTNHVVDSTWPTINEKKWQSFSDEQKGWVLAAVDKSREFCDKTNLETEAGILDFFRGEGMIIIEDPDVAAFAEYAKNSYMTESKDISADWDWDLYDKVQGMVK, encoded by the coding sequence ATGAAAAAATTATTAAGCCTGATTGTAATCAGTGTATTCGCAATGTCTTTTGCATTTGCAAGTGGACAGTCTGACACAGCTGCTGGAGAAAAAGAGGTTGTGGAAATCAACTTTTCCTCAGTCAGTGTTCCCGGAGATGCTCATACTGAGGCTATGACCGTTTTCAAAGAAGAACTGGAAAAAATTTCTAACGGCACCATGCTTGTCAATGTATATCATTCCGGCCAGCTCTATTCACAGGAAGGTGAACAGGCAGCTGTAAGACAGGGAACTGTTGATATGGTTTATACCAGCGCACCCTGGCTGGCTGAATTTGTCCCCTATCTTTCTATGTTCAGTGCTGTTTATACTTTCCAGGGATATGATCACATGACTAACGTTTTCAACGGCGAAATAGGTGATAAAGTATTTCAGGATGTTGTAGATTCTCAGGGAATCCGTCCCCTTGGTGCTTATTACCTGGGAACAAGACAGCTCAACCTTGTTGAAAAAGTTGGTCCTGTCAGAACTCCTGAAGATATGTCCGGTGTTAAACTGAGAACTCCAGGAAGTCCTTCCTGGATCGCTCTTGGTAAGGCTCTTGGTGGAAATCCTACTCCCATGTCCTTCGGTGAAGTATATATGGGTCTGAAAACCGGTGCTGTTGAAGGTCAGGACAATCCTCTTGGAACAGACAAGAATGCCAAGTTCTACGAAGTTACCAAATATATCGTTCTTACAAACCACGTAGTTGACTCTACATGGCCTACAATCAATGAGAAAAAATGGCAGTCCTTCAGCGATGAGCAGAAGGGATGGGTTCTGGCAGCCGTTGATAAATCCAGAGAATTCTGTGATAAAACCAACCTGGAGACAGAAGCCGGAATCCTTGATTTCTTCAGGGGTGAAGGTATGATCATCATCGAAGATCCCGATGTAGCAGCATTTGCTGAATATGCTAAAAACTCTTACATGACTGAGAGTAAAGATATTTCTGCCGACTGGGACTGGGACCTTTATGACAAGGTTCAGGGAATGGTCAAATAA
- a CDS encoding FadR/GntR family transcriptional regulator, producing the protein MHIKEIEPLKKIKISDEVTHALENIIVENNLSPGDKLPSQAELSEKLKVGTRSIREAIRSLESRGLVETKQGKGVYVKETNLDYFLETLMGSFVFHFSNQRDLLIDLTKTRRIIESQSIYDIAANPPKGFLSHFATLIEELDLKAEENDIDAYNTLDFELHRTIIEATENKILITLYKHLNALLVRSFSKTGYVRGSLETSIADHHKMLEAIVSKDSLLAKKTMEQHINLTLEKVEKLLS; encoded by the coding sequence ATGCATATAAAAGAAATTGAGCCCCTAAAGAAAATTAAGATCTCAGATGAAGTAACTCATGCTCTGGAAAATATTATTGTTGAAAATAATCTTTCACCCGGGGATAAACTTCCTTCTCAAGCTGAACTATCTGAGAAATTAAAAGTTGGAACACGATCAATCAGAGAGGCCATACGCTCATTAGAATCTAGAGGTCTGGTTGAGACAAAGCAGGGTAAGGGTGTTTATGTAAAAGAGACTAACCTGGATTATTTCCTGGAGACCCTGATGGGCTCTTTTGTGTTTCATTTTTCAAATCAGAGGGATCTGCTGATAGATTTGACAAAAACCAGGCGAATCATTGAATCACAGAGCATTTACGATATAGCTGCTAATCCTCCAAAAGGATTTCTATCCCATTTCGCCACGTTGATCGAAGAATTGGATCTGAAAGCAGAGGAAAATGATATCGATGCCTATAATACTCTGGACTTTGAACTGCATCGCACCATCATTGAAGCGACTGAGAATAAAATCCTGATAACTCTTTATAAGCACCTGAATGCTCTTCTAGTCCGCAGTTTTTCAAAGACGGGCTATGTTCGCGGAAGTCTGGAGACCAGTATTGCTGATCATCATAAGATGCTTGAGGCCATAGTCTCCAAGGATTCTCTATTGGCTAAGAAGACCATGGAACAGCATATAAATCTTACCCTGGAGAAAGTTGAAAAGCTTCTTTCTTAA
- a CDS encoding LacI family DNA-binding transcriptional regulator, with protein MTVKISDVAKKAGVSTATVSRIINNLSGFSDATKIKVQKAIDELGYKPNAVARGLASSKTATIGVLLPILSSRYSSQLIHGIETEAHKKGYSVIICNTDRNGERTLEYLRILSEKRVEGIIFASEWITEEYGRYMKDLTIPVVLVSTFSQSFNFPFVRVDDKQASYSATKYLLDKGHRNIGFISGTPDDRIAGIPRIEGYKEALADFGIDFREEYISYGDFHFKSGIAGMSELWNRKLDMTAVFASSDEMALGALTFLHEKGVNIPGEISVMGYDDTLDAVMAVPALSTLHQPVEEMGSKAVNVLLSKNHSDSIIMRHSITERKSVREL; from the coding sequence ATGACTGTTAAAATATCGGATGTTGCAAAAAAGGCCGGAGTCTCTACTGCCACTGTTTCGCGTATTATTAATAACCTATCAGGTTTTTCTGATGCCACAAAGATAAAAGTTCAGAAAGCCATAGATGAGCTTGGTTATAAACCCAATGCAGTGGCCAGGGGACTCGCAAGCAGCAAGACCGCGACAATAGGGGTTCTGCTGCCTATTTTATCCAGCCGTTATTCATCCCAGCTTATACATGGAATTGAAACAGAGGCACATAAGAAAGGATACAGTGTAATTATCTGTAATACTGATAGAAACGGTGAAAGGACTCTGGAATACCTTCGAATCTTAAGTGAGAAAAGGGTTGAAGGTATCATTTTTGCCAGTGAGTGGATAACTGAAGAGTATGGCCGTTACATGAAAGATCTTACCATTCCGGTTGTTCTTGTCTCAACATTTTCTCAGTCATTTAACTTTCCTTTTGTTCGTGTAGATGACAAACAGGCCTCTTACAGTGCTACAAAGTACCTTTTAGACAAGGGACACAGAAATATTGGCTTCATTTCAGGGACCCCTGATGATAGAATTGCCGGAATTCCCAGGATAGAAGGATATAAAGAAGCTTTGGCTGATTTCGGTATCGACTTCAGAGAAGAGTATATAAGCTATGGTGATTTTCATTTTAAGAGCGGTATAGCCGGAATGTCTGAACTGTGGAACCGCAAACTGGATATGACCGCTGTATTTGCTTCCAGTGATGAAATGGCTCTTGGGGCACTGACTTTTCTGCATGAGAAGGGAGTAAATATACCCGGTGAAATTTCTGTTATGGGATATGATGATACTTTAGATGCAGTTATGGCTGTTCCAGCTCTCAGCACATTGCATCAGCCTGTTGAAGAGATGGGGAGTAAGGCTGTGAATGTACTTCTCAGTAAAAATCATTCAGACAGTATTATTATGAGACATTCTATAACAGAGAGAAAATCAGTCAGAGAGCTTTGA
- a CDS encoding glycoside hydrolase family 15 protein has translation MDNRQFLRQISLEQILRNQTEEGAIIAGSSFSQYNYSWFRDGAFIAYAMIGAGKMEEAEKFISWGNRIILKSSEKIAALQEKLLSSRPLDIQDFLGARYTAQGNEDESDWPNFQIDGYGTWLWCMSEYMTALDAEELPSSWKSGVELIVSYLKMVWRLPNSDCWEEFSDKIHPATLSCVYGGLKAVSPWLDDPELPALTEEVKAYVYDNLHKDGYFPKFIGSDLVDASLLWISLPFGMADVNDPVMKKTVEKIEEDLLEEGGVKRYSEDTYYGGGQWIIHSCWMAWYYYETGRYEEAETLMEWVVCRQKKDGSLPEQTTDITNEPSMVKEWEQRWGTVATPLTWSHAMFLIVDQVSQLYTEKKGVLSYEN, from the coding sequence TTGGATAATCGGCAATTTTTAAGGCAGATAAGTCTGGAACAGATTCTCAGGAATCAGACAGAGGAAGGAGCCATAATCGCCGGATCTTCATTCAGCCAGTACAACTATTCCTGGTTTCGGGACGGTGCATTTATTGCATATGCAATGATAGGTGCCGGTAAGATGGAAGAGGCTGAAAAGTTTATCAGCTGGGGTAACAGGATTATCCTGAAGAGCAGTGAAAAAATAGCTGCTCTGCAGGAAAAGCTTTTATCCTCCAGGCCTCTTGATATTCAGGATTTCCTTGGTGCCAGGTATACGGCTCAGGGGAATGAGGATGAATCAGACTGGCCTAATTTTCAGATTGATGGATACGGTACCTGGCTTTGGTGTATGTCCGAGTATATGACTGCATTGGATGCAGAAGAACTTCCATCTTCATGGAAGAGTGGTGTTGAGTTGATTGTCAGCTATCTGAAGATGGTGTGGAGACTTCCCAACAGCGACTGCTGGGAAGAATTTTCTGACAAGATTCATCCAGCGACTCTATCCTGTGTGTATGGAGGTCTGAAAGCTGTTTCCCCCTGGTTGGATGATCCGGAACTTCCGGCTCTGACAGAGGAGGTTAAGGCTTATGTTTATGACAATCTTCATAAGGATGGCTATTTTCCCAAGTTCATAGGATCGGATCTGGTAGATGCAAGTCTGCTGTGGATATCTCTCCCCTTTGGAATGGCGGATGTGAATGACCCGGTAATGAAAAAAACCGTGGAGAAAATTGAAGAGGATCTTCTGGAAGAAGGAGGTGTTAAGCGATATTCAGAAGATACATATTACGGAGGCGGGCAGTGGATTATCCATTCCTGCTGGATGGCCTGGTATTACTATGAAACCGGCCGGTATGAGGAGGCGGAAACCCTGATGGAATGGGTTGTCTGTCGGCAAAAAAAAGACGGTTCATTACCTGAACAAACAACAGATATTACAAATGAACCGTCTATGGTAAAGGAATGGGAACAAAGATGGGGGACGGTTGCAACGCCTCTCACCTGGTCTCATGCCATGTTCCTGATCGTAGATCAGGTATCACAACTATACACGGAAAAAAAGGGAGTGTTAAGTTATGAAAATTAA